A DNA window from Parabacteroides johnsonii DSM 18315 contains the following coding sequences:
- a CDS encoding glycoside hydrolase family 16 protein, with translation MRKGLLGLGVVLALSVLAGCQPQQEEWQLVWEENFDQAEHFDEASWSKIPRGRSDWNNYMSDFDSCYAMRDGNLVLRGLVNYSLPVDTAPFITGGVYTKGKVGFSDGRLDIRAKLYGATGAWPAFWLLPENEGWPDGGEIDIMERLNNDTIAYQTVHSAYTHVLGIQDNPKQGGTGTINRDDYNVYSVEMYRDSLVFFINDTRTFAYPRIETDKEGQFPFTDKEFYLLLDMQLGGSWVGAVNSSDLPVEMEIDWVRFYRKKK, from the coding sequence ATGAGGAAAGGATTATTAGGATTAGGTGTTGTGCTGGCCCTGTCTGTCCTGGCAGGTTGCCAGCCGCAACAGGAGGAATGGCAATTGGTGTGGGAGGAGAACTTCGACCAGGCGGAGCATTTTGATGAGGCTTCGTGGAGTAAGATACCGCGTGGACGGTCGGACTGGAATAATTATATGTCGGACTTCGATTCCTGTTATGCCATGCGTGATGGTAATTTGGTTTTGCGTGGATTAGTCAACTATAGCTTGCCGGTCGATACGGCCCCTTTTATCACGGGGGGTGTTTATACGAAGGGCAAAGTCGGCTTTTCCGACGGGCGTCTGGATATCCGTGCCAAACTGTACGGTGCGACCGGCGCGTGGCCTGCTTTCTGGCTGTTGCCGGAAAATGAAGGTTGGCCGGATGGTGGTGAGATCGATATTATGGAACGTTTGAATAATGATACGATCGCCTATCAGACCGTTCATTCTGCTTATACCCATGTATTGGGGATCCAAGATAATCCGAAGCAGGGAGGAACCGGGACGATTAACCGCGACGACTATAATGTCTACAGCGTGGAAATGTATCGGGACAGTCTCGTCTTTTTTATCAACGATACCCGCACATTTGCTTATCCCCGTATCGAAACTGACAAGGAAGGACAGTTCCCGTTCACAGACAAAGAGTTTTATCTGCTGCTCGATATGCAGTTAGGCGGAAGCTGGGTAGGAGCGGTCAACTCATCCGATCTGCCTGTCGAGATGGAGATCGATTGGGTGCGTTTCTATCGGAAAAAGAAATAA
- a CDS encoding HepT-like ribonuclease domain-containing protein, whose translation MYYDKELARNSLQQIENAILKIEERASSFHSADDFLKTPFGMAMLDAICMQFIAIGESLKGLDKMTNNKLLPTHPEIPWKRIKGLRDIVAHHYFEIDIDVIWWILSHELQPLKKAITSMLSDLSE comes from the coding sequence ATGTATTATGATAAAGAATTGGCCAGAAACAGTCTGCAGCAAATAGAAAATGCCATCTTGAAAATAGAAGAGAGGGCCAGTTCATTTCACTCTGCCGATGATTTTCTAAAAACACCATTCGGCATGGCCATGCTCGATGCCATTTGTATGCAATTCATTGCTATAGGAGAAAGCCTTAAAGGATTGGACAAAATGACAAACAACAAGCTATTACCAACTCATCCCGAAATTCCCTGGAAACGAATCAAAGGCTTGCGGGATATTGTTGCCCATCACTATTTTGAAATTGATATTGACGTCATCTGGTGGATATTAAGCCATGAACTCCAACCTCTGAAAAAAGCAATTACTTCTATGTTGTCAGATTTGTCCGAATAG
- a CDS encoding nucleotidyltransferase family protein — MKTTTEYIELIRSCSQKLVQDFGVRSLKIFGSVARNQQHKDSDIDVCIETETPNPFLILDLKEFLERLLGCPVDIIRLHRNMNPFLKEQIDKDGIYVL; from the coding sequence ATGAAGACAACAACAGAATATATTGAATTGATAAGATCTTGTAGCCAGAAATTGGTGCAGGATTTCGGTGTCCGTTCCTTAAAAATATTCGGTTCCGTTGCCAGAAATCAGCAGCATAAAGACAGTGACATTGACGTATGTATTGAAACTGAAACTCCCAATCCTTTTTTAATATTGGACTTAAAAGAGTTTTTAGAACGGCTATTGGGTTGTCCTGTCGATATTATCCGTCTTCATAGAAATATGAATCCATTCCTAAAAGAACAAATTGATAAAGACGGGATATATGTATTATGA
- a CDS encoding aminotransferase class V-fold PLP-dependent enzyme: MLDVQSIRKDFPILDHKIYDKPLIYFDNGATTQKPRPVVEKIESGYYNVNANIHRGVHFLSQAATEAHEDARKTVQQFLNARSANEIVFTRGTTEAINLIASSFTDECMSAGDEVIVSVMEHHSNIVPWQIQAARKGITLKVIPMNEKGELCMDTFRNLFSERTKLVSVTHVSNVLGTINPVKEIVEEAHNHEVPVLIDGAQAVPHLKVDVQELDAEFYVFSGHKVYGPTGIGVLYGKEEWLDKLPPYQGGGEMIASVSFEKTTFNELPFKFEAGTPDYIGSTALAEALRYVGRLGMDTIAAYEDELLRYATDKLNAIDGMRIFGQAAHKGAVLSFLVGNIHHYDMGMLLDRLGIAVRTGHHCAQPLMQDLGIEGTVRASFSFYNTKEEIDIFAAGIERVRKMF; encoded by the coding sequence ATGTTGGATGTACAATCTATCCGGAAGGATTTCCCGATCCTGGATCATAAGATATACGATAAGCCGCTTATTTATTTCGATAATGGGGCGACTACCCAGAAGCCGCGCCCGGTAGTGGAAAAGATCGAGAGTGGCTATTATAATGTGAATGCCAATATTCATCGTGGCGTTCATTTTCTGAGCCAGGCAGCGACGGAAGCGCATGAGGATGCACGCAAGACCGTGCAGCAATTCCTGAATGCCCGCTCTGCCAACGAGATTGTTTTCACGCGTGGGACGACAGAGGCGATCAACCTGATTGCTTCCAGCTTTACCGACGAATGTATGTCGGCCGGCGACGAAGTGATCGTTTCGGTGATGGAGCATCATTCCAATATCGTTCCTTGGCAGATACAGGCTGCCCGTAAAGGGATCACGTTGAAAGTAATTCCGATGAATGAAAAAGGCGAGTTGTGCATGGACACGTTCCGCAATCTTTTTTCGGAACGGACAAAACTTGTCTCGGTTACACATGTGTCGAATGTGCTCGGTACGATCAATCCGGTAAAGGAGATCGTTGAAGAAGCCCATAATCATGAGGTTCCGGTACTGATCGACGGAGCACAAGCCGTTCCCCATCTGAAAGTGGATGTGCAGGAGTTGGATGCCGAGTTTTATGTCTTCTCCGGGCATAAGGTCTACGGTCCTACCGGTATAGGAGTCCTGTATGGCAAAGAAGAATGGTTGGACAAATTGCCGCCGTATCAGGGAGGAGGGGAAATGATCGCTTCCGTTTCTTTCGAAAAGACGACTTTCAACGAATTGCCTTTCAAGTTCGAGGCCGGAACGCCTGATTATATAGGCAGTACGGCTTTGGCGGAAGCCTTGCGCTATGTTGGTCGTTTGGGAATGGATACTATTGCGGCATATGAAGATGAGCTACTTCGTTATGCGACCGATAAACTGAATGCGATCGACGGTATGCGTATTTTCGGACAGGCGGCACATAAAGGGGCGGTACTCTCTTTCCTGGTAGGTAATATCCATCACTATGATATGGGGATGTTGCTGGATCGTTTGGGGATTGCGGTCCGTACCGGACATCATTGCGCCCAGCCGTTGATGCAGGATTTGGGAATCGAGGGGACGGTTCGCGCCTCTTTCTCGTTTTATAACACAAAAGAAGAAATAGACATCTTTGCCGCCGGTATTGAACGGGTACGGAAGATGTTCTGA